One Lepus europaeus isolate LE1 chromosome 7, mLepTim1.pri, whole genome shotgun sequence DNA segment encodes these proteins:
- the TMEM109 gene encoding voltage-gated monoatomic cation channel TMEM109 isoform X2 → MAGSGSSAPWGKHLLHAVLMVLVALVLLHSALAQSHRDFAPPGQQRREAPVDLLTQIGRSVRETLDTWIGPETMHLISETLSQVLWAISSAISVAFFALSGIAAQLLTALGLDGDHLTQGLKLSPSQVQTFLLWGAGALVVYWLLSLLLGLVLAVLGRILGGLKLVIFLAGFVALVRSVPDPSTRALLLLALLTLYALLSRLTGSRASGAQLEAKVRGLERQVDELRWRQRRAAKGARSVEEE, encoded by the exons ATGGCAGGCTCGGGCAGCAGCGCGCCATGGGGCAAGCATCTGCTCCATGCCGTCCTGATGGTGCTAGTGGCCCTCGTCCTCCTTCACTCAGCACTGGCCCAGTCCCATCGAGACTTTGCACCGCCAGGTCAGCAGAGGAGGGAGGCCCCAGTTGACCTCCTGACCCAGATAGGTCGGTCTGTGCGGGAAACACTGGATACCTGGATTGGGCCAGAAACCATGCACCTGATTTCAGAG ACCCTGTCTCAGGTGCTGTGGGCCATCTCATCAGCCATCTCCGTGGCTTTCTTTGCCCTGTCTGGGATCGCTGCCCAGCTGCTGACTGCCCTGGGGCTCGACG GTGATCACCTCACCCAGGGCCTGAAGCTCAGCCCTAGCCAGGTCCAGACCTTCctgctgtggggagcaggggccctggtCGTCTACTGGCTGCTGTCCCTGCTCCTCGGCTTGGTCTTGGCCGTGCTGGGGCGCATCCTGGGGGGCCTGAAGCTCGTCATCTTCCTGGCCGGCTTTGTGGCCCTGGTGAGGTCAGTGCCCGATCCTTCCACCCGGGCCTTGCTCCTCCTCGCCTTGCTGACCCTGTACGCCTTGCTGAGCCGGCTCACCGGCAGCCGGGCGTCGGGGGCCCAACTGGAGGCCAAGGTGCGAGGGCTGGAGCGCCAGGTGGATGAGCTGCGCTGGCGGCAGCGGCGAGCCGCCAAGGGTGCGCGGAGCGTGGAGGAAGAATGA
- the TMEM109 gene encoding voltage-gated monoatomic cation channel TMEM109 isoform X1 — protein sequence MPEPLGLGWRHQYSWPHIHGFHIGGFNELLIKRFEKTASILSKPSMAGSGSSAPWGKHLLHAVLMVLVALVLLHSALAQSHRDFAPPGQQRREAPVDLLTQIGRSVRETLDTWIGPETMHLISETLSQVLWAISSAISVAFFALSGIAAQLLTALGLDGDHLTQGLKLSPSQVQTFLLWGAGALVVYWLLSLLLGLVLAVLGRILGGLKLVIFLAGFVALVRSVPDPSTRALLLLALLTLYALLSRLTGSRASGAQLEAKVRGLERQVDELRWRQRRAAKGARSVEEE from the exons ATGCCAGAACCTCTGGGTTTGGGATGGAGACATCAGTACAGTTGGCCTCACATTCATGGGTTCCACATCGGTGGATTCAACGAACTACTAATAAAAAGATTTGAGAAAACTGCGTCCATACTGTCCAA ACCCAGTATGGCAGGCTCGGGCAGCAGCGCGCCATGGGGCAAGCATCTGCTCCATGCCGTCCTGATGGTGCTAGTGGCCCTCGTCCTCCTTCACTCAGCACTGGCCCAGTCCCATCGAGACTTTGCACCGCCAGGTCAGCAGAGGAGGGAGGCCCCAGTTGACCTCCTGACCCAGATAGGTCGGTCTGTGCGGGAAACACTGGATACCTGGATTGGGCCAGAAACCATGCACCTGATTTCAGAG ACCCTGTCTCAGGTGCTGTGGGCCATCTCATCAGCCATCTCCGTGGCTTTCTTTGCCCTGTCTGGGATCGCTGCCCAGCTGCTGACTGCCCTGGGGCTCGACG GTGATCACCTCACCCAGGGCCTGAAGCTCAGCCCTAGCCAGGTCCAGACCTTCctgctgtggggagcaggggccctggtCGTCTACTGGCTGCTGTCCCTGCTCCTCGGCTTGGTCTTGGCCGTGCTGGGGCGCATCCTGGGGGGCCTGAAGCTCGTCATCTTCCTGGCCGGCTTTGTGGCCCTGGTGAGGTCAGTGCCCGATCCTTCCACCCGGGCCTTGCTCCTCCTCGCCTTGCTGACCCTGTACGCCTTGCTGAGCCGGCTCACCGGCAGCCGGGCGTCGGGGGCCCAACTGGAGGCCAAGGTGCGAGGGCTGGAGCGCCAGGTGGATGAGCTGCGCTGGCGGCAGCGGCGAGCCGCCAAGGGTGCGCGGAGCGTGGAGGAAGAATGA